A genomic region of Leptolyngbya sp. NIES-2104 contains the following coding sequences:
- a CDS encoding plasmid replication protein, CyRepA1 family, producing the protein MVTSLRIAPSGAAKSIGGNLASDHEQEWLMSGVDPEIIHRNVRTLEDTEVDPFTREANYPIAELLNWKVTRFGNQARESVRGWWVSGVDPLNHWQRMEWGRFKPDTPVVDRQKNKPAKYLSPSLGKGSSRLILLDIPMRIWMKVAERFEIAINGATNFWEWVWRNNLPIVLTEGEKKAGCLLSLGYPAIALPGIFSGYRRETRQLIAELGHFATDQRSFHICFDYETKPRTLQNIFLATTRLGQLLTHAGCQVKVIALPGAEKGVDDFVVARGADAFTKLYESATQLEFWQASQLWSLTYSPSLTLNQPYLGDLPYPESGLACIKSAKGTGKTTALQGLIKECDRKILVITHRIQLGKAICQSIGIDWITDALNSENPDSYGLCIDSLHPNSKARFNPAEWEGAIVILDEVEQVLWHALNSATCYYQRVRILETLRELIETVLETGGLVIAQDADLSDVSIDYLRGLAETPVTPWVVVNEWKPEIAWDVSLYDTKNPAPLIDRMESVLQTGAIFVCLDSQKVRGRWSSKNLETYLKLQFSDKRILRIDSETVSDPDHAAYHIAEKINDVVGDYDIVLATPTIGTGVSIDIRNHFKGVFGIFQGVTPDSESRQALARVREPIPRYVWAAHFGPGKIGNGSCNYRDVAQSVKKSVQYNIALLKDIDFDLDEQSNPIALRTWAKMAARVNASLWRYRREFRNGLLLEGHSVTLVTDDLTKMFGQLPITEQTIDNLKSGVLTVSGFEFLEARHDLKVCDRIAQVISAIRTRNQTAEAIAVSDSPEITPEEYYELKEQANQTIQKRYSKRKHELKQKYNVETITPEIKLKDDDGWHTQLRLYYYLTRNPEYVRLHDMQELEDHLERGDGKISIQDVKLLTAQVEALRSLKIPEFLKPGERILATDDLVQFVATTALECRDDMKALFNFTVTEKLAPIAIVQTLLGKIGVKLTCTGRAVAPDGRRGGLRIYKYFPPEDDRNSILAEWEKQDLSMLQTLMEVTGCNDFSEIDEWIERSA; encoded by the coding sequence ATGGTGACTTCCCTCAGAATTGCTCCCTCTGGAGCAGCAAAATCGATCGGTGGTAACCTCGCTTCCGATCACGAACAAGAATGGTTGATGAGCGGTGTTGATCCGGAGATCATTCACCGAAATGTGAGAACGCTTGAAGACACTGAAGTTGATCCGTTTACCCGTGAGGCGAATTACCCGATCGCTGAACTTCTCAACTGGAAAGTGACCCGGTTTGGAAATCAAGCGCGGGAATCGGTTCGCGGCTGGTGGGTGAGTGGTGTTGATCCGCTGAATCACTGGCAGCGTATGGAATGGGGACGGTTTAAGCCGGATACGCCGGTCGTCGATCGACAAAAAAACAAGCCTGCAAAATACCTCAGTCCGAGTCTTGGTAAAGGTTCGAGCCGTTTGATTCTGCTAGATATCCCGATGCGAATTTGGATGAAAGTGGCAGAACGATTTGAGATTGCAATCAATGGCGCAACGAATTTTTGGGAATGGGTCTGGAGAAATAATTTACCGATCGTCTTAACTGAAGGTGAGAAAAAAGCCGGATGTTTACTTAGTTTGGGGTATCCAGCGATCGCGCTTCCGGGCATCTTTAGTGGGTATCGCCGTGAGACTCGGCAACTGATTGCAGAACTCGGACATTTTGCAACGGATCAACGATCGTTTCACATCTGTTTCGATTACGAAACGAAGCCGAGAACCTTACAAAATATTTTTCTTGCTACTACTCGTTTAGGACAACTCTTAACCCATGCTGGCTGTCAAGTTAAAGTTATTGCACTACCGGGTGCTGAAAAAGGCGTTGATGATTTCGTTGTCGCTCGTGGTGCTGATGCGTTTACAAAATTATATGAATCAGCGACGCAGCTCGAATTCTGGCAAGCATCACAATTATGGTCACTAACCTATTCACCTTCCCTTACATTAAATCAGCCGTATCTGGGCGATCTGCCTTATCCAGAATCCGGTTTAGCTTGTATTAAAAGTGCAAAAGGAACTGGAAAAACGACGGCGCTCCAAGGATTGATTAAAGAGTGCGATCGTAAAATTCTCGTGATCACGCATCGAATCCAACTCGGTAAAGCAATCTGCCAAAGTATCGGAATTGATTGGATCACTGACGCGCTCAATTCCGAGAATCCAGATAGCTATGGACTGTGTATTGATTCGCTGCATCCGAATTCCAAGGCGCGGTTTAATCCGGCAGAATGGGAAGGCGCGATCGTCATTCTCGATGAAGTCGAACAAGTGTTATGGCACGCTTTGAATAGTGCAACTTGCTATTATCAGCGCGTCAGAATTTTGGAAACACTGCGCGAATTGATTGAAACTGTTCTCGAAACGGGCGGCTTAGTGATTGCACAAGACGCGGATTTGTCTGATGTCAGTATTGATTATCTGCGCGGATTGGCAGAAACTCCGGTCACTCCTTGGGTTGTCGTGAATGAGTGGAAACCTGAGATTGCTTGGGATGTTTCGCTGTACGACACGAAGAACCCTGCACCGTTAATCGATCGAATGGAATCGGTCTTGCAAACTGGGGCGATCTTTGTTTGTCTCGATTCTCAAAAAGTGCGCGGGCGTTGGAGTTCCAAGAATCTAGAAACTTATCTCAAGCTACAATTTTCTGATAAACGCATTCTCAGAATTGATAGCGAAACTGTTTCTGATCCTGATCACGCTGCCTATCATATCGCTGAAAAAATCAATGATGTCGTTGGTGATTACGATATTGTTTTAGCGACACCGACGATCGGAACTGGAGTATCGATCGACATTCGCAATCATTTCAAAGGCGTGTTCGGAATCTTTCAAGGTGTGACTCCCGATTCTGAATCCCGGCAAGCTCTAGCACGAGTCCGCGAACCGATTCCCCGCTATGTCTGGGCAGCACACTTTGGACCTGGAAAAATCGGCAACGGAAGCTGTAACTATCGAGATGTGGCGCAATCGGTGAAGAAATCAGTTCAGTACAACATTGCACTACTAAAAGATATCGATTTCGATTTGGATGAGCAGAGTAATCCGATCGCACTTCGCACCTGGGCAAAAATGGCGGCACGAGTGAATGCGTCTCTCTGGCGATATCGTCGTGAATTTCGGAATGGATTGTTACTCGAAGGGCATTCTGTCACCTTAGTGACCGATGATTTAACCAAAATGTTTGGACAGTTGCCGATCACCGAACAAACGATCGACAATCTAAAATCTGGCGTTCTAACGGTTTCAGGATTTGAGTTCTTAGAAGCGCGGCACGATCTGAAAGTCTGCGATCGCATTGCTCAAGTGATTTCCGCGATTCGGACTCGGAACCAAACGGCTGAAGCGATCGCGGTTTCCGATTCTCCCGAAATTACACCTGAAGAATACTACGAACTCAAAGAACAAGCAAACCAAACGATCCAGAAACGTTACAGCAAACGTAAACACGAACTAAAACAGAAATACAACGTAGAAACGATTACACCAGAGATAAAACTTAAAGATGATGATGGCTGGCATACCCAACTGCGCTTGTATTACTATCTAACACGCAATCCTGAATACGTTCGCCTACACGACATGCAGGAACTTGAAGATCATCTAGAACGAGGAGATGGAAAGATCTCGATTCAGGACGTGAAGCTCTTAACGGCTCAAGTTGAGGCATTACGATCGCTAAAAATCCCCGAATTCCTCAAACCTGGCGAAAGAATTCTCGCGACTGATGATCTCGTTCAATTCGTTGCCACGACTGCCTTAGAATGCCGTGACGATATGAAAGCGTTGTTTAACTTCACTGTGACCGAGAAGCTCGCCCCGATCGCTATTGTTCAAACCCTACTTGGCAAAATCGGAGTCAAACTCACCTGTACAGGTCGTGCGGTGGCTCCTGATGGACGACGCGGCGGATTGCGGATTTACAAATACTTTCCACCGGAAGACGATCGCAATTCAATCTTGGCGGAATGGGAAAAACAAGACCTCTCCATGCTGCAAACGCTGATGGAAGTGACAGGCTGTAATGATTTTTCGGAGATTGATGAATGGATTGAGCGATCGGCTTAA
- the msrA gene encoding peptide-methionine (S)-S-oxide reductase MsrA: protein MVLFGFGKKLNLPSPDEALKGRSTKMPVPDKHFVNGHPLQPPFPAGIEVAVFGLGCFWGAERKFWQQEGVYSTAVGYAAGITPNPTYQEVCTGQTGHNEVVLVAYDPKVISYEKLLKVFWESHDPTQGMRQGNDVGTQYRSGIYVYNDEQRQAAETSLKVYQEELAKAGYKPITTEILDAPEFYYAENYHQQYLAKNPNGYCGLGGTKVCYPGA from the coding sequence ATGGTGTTATTTGGATTTGGCAAAAAGCTCAACCTGCCCTCACCCGATGAAGCGCTAAAAGGTCGATCGACGAAAATGCCCGTCCCCGATAAGCATTTCGTCAATGGTCATCCGTTGCAGCCTCCTTTCCCCGCTGGTATTGAAGTTGCTGTGTTTGGTCTGGGTTGCTTCTGGGGTGCAGAGCGCAAATTCTGGCAGCAAGAAGGCGTTTACTCAACTGCTGTAGGGTACGCCGCTGGAATCACTCCAAATCCGACTTACCAAGAAGTCTGTACAGGTCAGACCGGACACAATGAAGTGGTCTTAGTCGCTTACGATCCCAAAGTGATTAGCTATGAAAAACTGCTGAAAGTGTTCTGGGAAAGTCACGATCCGACTCAAGGAATGCGCCAAGGAAACGATGTTGGAACTCAATATCGATCGGGTATTTATGTCTACAACGATGAACAGCGCCAAGCCGCAGAAACATCCTTGAAAGTGTACCAGGAAGAACTCGCAAAAGCAGGCTACAAACCAATTACGACCGAGATCTTAGACGCGCCTGAGTTCTACTACGCAGAAAACTATCACCAGCAGTATCTTGCTAAAAATCCAAATGGCTACTGTGGTTTAGGCGGCACGAAAGTCTGCTATCCGGGAGCTTGA
- a CDS encoding MBL fold metallo-hydrolase — protein sequence MTQLECFPYGAGHGDEGVCLLVRMGPYRILLDCGLSDLTALSGDSLEVSAPADVVLCSHAHSDHAQGLLNLHRAFPQMPIYASEVTTQLLPLNWLDEPGRVPQFVHALPWRSPVEFQDGLTAELFPAGHLPGAAAILLTYTPPEGRSHSILYTGDFFLSNSRLVEGLRLEELRGLRPDVVIVEGTYGTARFPHRRQQENQIAERISRALSDRQSILLPLPMVGLGQELLMLLRSHHLFTGRDLDIWVDGTVASGCDAYLELLPHLPTSVQNFAKHQSLFWDDRIRPRVRRLHPEQRSLVGGSPCIVLTDFSIDWQEFCEDSPERWLILLPHHLEEGLIEISPEYDIETYVLAQHCDGASTTQFIHNLRPQHVIFVHGDPNYLVDLTGLDELHNRYHLHSPASGSLVELPIGETFLQPAPPETTYEGELTELGTVVTITLPDAITHDPRWRSLSDTGLIEARWQGQDLVLRGLTQRELMTQNNERSPAWMDSSEKDCCFRCRHYRGQRCWNPGSPLFNFKVTPDGYCPVFEAAQTAMEPTREDVDQAPG from the coding sequence GTGACGCAATTGGAGTGTTTCCCTTACGGTGCAGGGCATGGAGACGAGGGAGTTTGTCTTCTCGTTCGGATGGGTCCTTACCGAATTTTGCTAGATTGTGGGCTGTCGGATTTGACTGCACTTTCGGGTGATAGTTTGGAAGTCTCCGCGCCCGCAGATGTTGTGTTGTGCAGTCATGCCCATTCGGATCACGCTCAGGGTTTGCTAAATTTGCATCGCGCTTTTCCTCAGATGCCGATTTACGCGAGTGAGGTGACGACACAGCTTTTACCGCTCAATTGGTTGGATGAACCGGGGCGCGTTCCTCAGTTTGTTCATGCGCTTCCTTGGCGATCGCCTGTCGAGTTTCAAGATGGATTGACGGCGGAATTGTTTCCAGCGGGGCATCTTCCAGGAGCGGCTGCGATTTTATTAACTTACACGCCGCCAGAAGGTCGATCGCATTCCATTCTCTACACTGGGGATTTCTTTTTATCGAATTCGCGATTGGTCGAGGGCTTGCGACTCGAAGAATTGCGGGGATTGCGTCCAGATGTGGTGATTGTCGAAGGAACTTACGGAACAGCAAGATTTCCACATCGACGACAGCAGGAAAATCAGATTGCAGAAAGAATTAGTCGGGCATTAAGCGATCGACAATCGATTCTTCTCCCGTTGCCAATGGTTGGACTCGGACAAGAGCTATTAATGCTGCTCCGGAGTCATCACCTATTTACCGGACGTGACTTAGATATTTGGGTCGATGGAACGGTTGCTTCTGGGTGTGATGCGTATTTGGAACTTTTACCGCATTTACCGACTTCGGTTCAAAATTTTGCCAAACATCAATCGTTATTTTGGGACGATCGCATCCGTCCTAGAGTTAGAAGATTGCATCCAGAACAGCGATCGCTCGTCGGTGGATCGCCTTGTATTGTGCTGACGGATTTCTCGATTGACTGGCAAGAATTCTGCGAAGATTCGCCGGAACGCTGGTTAATTCTGCTACCGCACCATTTGGAAGAAGGCTTGATCGAGATTTCGCCAGAGTATGACATTGAAACGTATGTGTTAGCGCAGCATTGTGATGGAGCAAGTACGACACAGTTTATTCACAACTTGCGACCCCAACACGTCATCTTTGTTCATGGCGATCCGAACTACCTCGTAGATTTAACCGGATTAGATGAACTGCACAATCGCTATCATCTGCATTCTCCCGCGTCCGGGAGTTTAGTTGAGTTACCGATCGGGGAAACCTTCCTACAACCTGCACCCCCAGAAACGACTTACGAAGGGGAATTAACAGAGCTTGGAACGGTCGTCACGATTACGCTTCCGGATGCAATTACGCATGATCCGAGATGGCGATCGCTCTCTGATACGGGACTAATCGAAGCTCGCTGGCAAGGTCAGGATCTCGTGTTGCGGGGACTGACTCAGCGGGAACTAATGACGCAGAACAATGAGCGATCGCCTGCTTGGATGGATAGTAGTGAAAAAGATTGCTGTTTCCGCTGTCGGCATTACCGAGGGCAGCGATGTTGGAATCCGGGATCACCCTTGTTTAACTTCAAAGTGACCCCGGATGGATATTGTCCAGTCTTCGAGGCGGCTCAAACTGCAATGGAGCCAACTCGTGAAGATGTGGATCAAGCTCCCGGATAG
- a CDS encoding GerMN domain-containing protein, which translates to MIRGFLIFNLVFFILSGCRSPEPIRIEVSPSPVASTPKPSPQPTGKTIAINIFQLDNQCNEFVTTKERVPANQPVTQAIAKTLLKANSESLDVAGYRVRVKSGVATIDFRPIPKARRSLTSLANCEQLALFGSVRRTLTQNPALRIKSVRFTDRGQLIKPQ; encoded by the coding sequence ATGATTCGAGGGTTTCTCATTTTCAATTTGGTATTTTTTATACTCAGCGGTTGTCGGTCTCCCGAACCGATCCGAATCGAAGTTTCGCCTTCTCCAGTCGCATCCACCCCAAAACCGTCTCCGCAGCCCACCGGAAAGACGATCGCGATCAATATTTTCCAGCTTGATAATCAGTGCAATGAATTTGTCACGACGAAAGAAAGGGTTCCGGCAAATCAACCCGTGACGCAAGCGATCGCGAAAACGCTCTTAAAAGCGAATAGCGAAAGTCTAGATGTGGCGGGCTATCGCGTGAGAGTTAAGTCTGGAGTCGCAACGATCGATTTTCGTCCAATTCCGAAGGCGCGTCGATCGCTCACTTCACTTGCGAATTGTGAACAGTTGGCACTATTTGGAAGTGTGCGGCGGACGTTGACGCAAAATCCGGCACTAAGAATTAAATCGGTCAGGTTTACCGATCGAGGGCAGTTGATTAAGCCTCAATGA
- the mgtE gene encoding magnesium transporter, with amino-acid sequence MLTQDSRATLAGISDLNRLKLELNELPAIDVGDYITDLEPEQRAITFRLLNKTQATDVFEYLPPEVRESLIGSLQNIQVRHIVESMRPDDRAELFDELPAGIVKRLVQQLSPEERQATATILGYAEGTAGRVMTTEYVRLREGLTVGEALNKIRLADRDKETIYYAYVTDNNRKLKQVVSLRQLVFSIPDTKIENIGSDRVIRARTDMQQEEVAQLMKRYDLIAVPVVDREDRLVGIITVDDVVDILEQEATEDIQKLAGGGGDESSLSSPIEKLRNRVPWLLGIMGLYIGASSAISPFQSTIAAVPVLAVIMPLFSNTGGTVGIQALTVTIRSLGVGEVTSKDTMKILKRELLAGLGTALALGITMFVLSLIWTKPEERWVGVVAAIVMATNSLVAVTLGTLLPMGLKRLKLDPALVSGPLVTTLLDSIGFITFLTLITFSLNVLKLAT; translated from the coding sequence ATGCTGACTCAAGACAGTCGAGCAACGCTCGCGGGTATTTCGGACTTAAACCGCTTGAAGCTGGAACTTAATGAACTGCCTGCGATCGATGTAGGCGATTACATTACTGATCTCGAACCCGAACAGCGGGCAATCACATTTCGTTTATTGAATAAAACTCAGGCGACGGATGTTTTCGAGTATTTGCCACCAGAGGTCAGAGAATCACTGATCGGCTCTCTGCAAAATATTCAAGTTCGGCATATCGTCGAATCGATGCGCCCAGACGATCGAGCCGAATTATTCGATGAGTTGCCTGCGGGAATCGTCAAACGTCTCGTTCAACAACTCAGCCCTGAAGAACGGCAAGCAACCGCAACAATTTTAGGGTACGCCGAAGGAACCGCAGGTCGGGTTATGACCACGGAATATGTTCGACTGCGGGAAGGTTTGACGGTTGGCGAAGCTCTGAACAAGATTCGATTGGCTGACCGAGACAAGGAAACGATCTACTACGCTTATGTGACCGACAATAACCGCAAGCTGAAGCAGGTTGTATCTTTGCGGCAGTTGGTATTCTCGATTCCAGATACGAAGATCGAGAATATTGGCAGCGATCGCGTGATTCGAGCGCGTACCGACATGCAGCAAGAAGAAGTGGCGCAATTGATGAAGCGCTATGACTTGATCGCGGTTCCGGTCGTCGATCGAGAAGATCGGTTAGTCGGAATTATCACCGTCGATGATGTCGTCGATATTCTCGAACAAGAAGCGACCGAAGACATTCAAAAACTCGCGGGTGGCGGTGGAGATGAATCGTCGCTGTCAAGCCCGATCGAGAAACTGAGAAATCGAGTGCCTTGGTTGCTTGGAATCATGGGACTCTACATCGGAGCATCGAGCGCGATTTCTCCGTTTCAATCGACGATCGCAGCAGTTCCCGTATTAGCGGTGATCATGCCCTTGTTCTCGAATACGGGCGGAACCGTTGGGATTCAAGCATTGACCGTGACAATTCGATCGCTCGGTGTCGGAGAAGTCACCTCAAAAGACACGATGAAGATTTTGAAAAGGGAACTTCTTGCCGGACTAGGAACCGCACTAGCATTAGGAATCACGATGTTTGTCCTCTCGCTGATTTGGACAAAGCCAGAAGAACGATGGGTTGGGGTTGTTGCTGCGATCGTCATGGCAACTAATAGCTTAGTAGCAGTCACACTCGGAACCTTACTTCCAATGGGATTAAAGCGATTAAAGCTTGATCCGGCATTAGTCAGTGGTCCACTCGTGACAACGCTGCTCGATTCGATCGGCTTTATTACATTCTTGACGCTGATCACGTTTAGCTTGAATGTGTTGAAATTGGCAACTTAG
- a CDS encoding Uma2 family endonuclease: MFQTETKSLTFQQFIEQYGNHDRYELIDGELVDLEPTGLHEQVAAFVSRKLNVAIDQADLPFFILQRCLVRLLGTATAFRPDVDVLDQNALGREPLWRQESIITLGTSIKLAIEVVSQNWENDYARKVEDYAALGIPELWIVDYLGLGGRDYIGYPKQPTLTICELVAEKYQKRLFRGDERLISPTFPSLQLTAQQIFAAGQA, encoded by the coding sequence ATGTTTCAGACTGAGACAAAATCGCTTACATTTCAGCAATTTATCGAGCAATACGGCAACCACGATCGATATGAACTCATCGATGGAGAATTAGTTGATTTGGAACCCACTGGACTGCATGAACAAGTTGCTGCTTTCGTATCGCGGAAGTTGAATGTTGCGATCGATCAAGCTGATTTACCGTTCTTCATTCTTCAACGCTGTTTAGTCCGTCTGCTTGGAACTGCCACGGCTTTCCGTCCTGATGTTGATGTGCTCGACCAAAACGCACTAGGAAGAGAACCCCTCTGGCGACAAGAATCAATCATTACGTTGGGAACTTCGATCAAACTGGCGATCGAAGTCGTAAGCCAGAATTGGGAGAATGACTACGCCCGTAAAGTTGAAGACTACGCAGCGTTGGGAATTCCTGAACTCTGGATTGTGGATTATCTGGGTCTTGGCGGACGAGATTACATTGGCTACCCTAAGCAGCCCACATTAACAATTTGCGAACTTGTAGCAGAGAAATATCAGAAACGGTTATTTCGTGGAGATGAGCGCTTAATTTCTCCGACTTTTCCATCGCTACAACTCACAGCACAGCAAATCTTTGCAGCAGGGCAGGCATGA
- a CDS encoding DNA double-strand break repair nuclease NurA: MLDLTKLAQQMQGISQQLTLEATATRQRLDRANLLMAQANDRQSELVEQHELWRDRLSFTAAIPIEPLDTRIEIDPAPAAHTVIATDGSQIAPSHHEIAYCYLINVGRIILHYGQSKLPLLDSLPEVFYRPEDLYVSRQWGIRTEEWMGYQRTALEAQILAELGQALSDEMNVPTISLVDGSLIYWFLEQMPAEARDRILTPILAAWDQLKAIGVPLVGYISASRSGEAMNFLRLQSCAYLAPDCATNCSEVVDRAPCQVLDPLKDAAIWGMLLQPGERSPLWKSSARIQEFYGDHAVHFCYVNVGSEIARVEVPAWVAKDSVMLNSALSLVLAQVQKGYGYPVALAEAHNQAVVRGGDRARFFALLEQQMIKAGLRNVGTSYKEARKRGSIA, translated from the coding sequence ATGCTGGATCTCACGAAGCTTGCTCAACAGATGCAGGGAATTAGTCAACAGTTAACGCTAGAGGCAACTGCGACTCGGCAAAGACTCGATCGAGCAAATTTGCTTATGGCACAAGCGAACGATCGACAATCTGAACTCGTTGAGCAGCACGAACTGTGGCGTGATCGATTAAGTTTCACGGCTGCAATCCCGATCGAACCCTTAGACACTCGCATCGAAATTGATCCCGCTCCTGCTGCTCATACAGTGATTGCAACTGATGGATCGCAAATTGCACCCAGCCATCATGAGATTGCTTATTGCTATTTAATCAATGTCGGTCGGATCATTCTGCACTATGGACAGAGTAAGCTACCGCTGTTAGATAGCTTGCCTGAAGTGTTCTACCGTCCTGAAGATCTCTATGTTTCTCGGCAGTGGGGGATTCGCACTGAAGAATGGATGGGCTATCAGCGAACCGCATTAGAAGCGCAAATTCTGGCAGAACTGGGACAAGCCTTGAGCGATGAAATGAATGTGCCAACGATTTCGCTAGTTGATGGTTCTCTAATCTATTGGTTTTTGGAACAGATGCCCGCGGAGGCACGCGATCGCATTCTCACACCGATTCTAGCTGCTTGGGATCAGTTAAAAGCGATCGGGGTTCCGCTAGTCGGCTACATCAGCGCATCGAGAAGCGGCGAAGCGATGAACTTTTTACGGCTTCAAAGCTGTGCTTATCTGGCTCCCGATTGTGCGACGAATTGTAGTGAAGTCGTCGATCGAGCACCTTGCCAAGTCCTAGACCCGCTAAAAGATGCTGCAATTTGGGGAATGTTGCTCCAACCGGGTGAGCGGAGTCCTTTGTGGAAAAGTTCGGCTCGGATTCAAGAGTTTTACGGCGATCATGCAGTTCATTTTTGCTATGTGAATGTTGGAAGTGAAATTGCACGGGTGGAAGTTCCCGCATGGGTGGCGAAAGATTCTGTGATGTTGAATTCGGCATTGAGTTTAGTACTCGCTCAAGTGCAGAAAGGCTATGGATATCCGGTGGCGTTGGCTGAAGCGCACAATCAGGCGGTTGTTAGAGGAGGCGATCGCGCTCGATTTTTTGCCTTGCTCGAACAACAGATGATCAAAGCAGGTCTACGCAATGTGGGCACTTCTTACAAAGAAGCGCGGAAGCGAGGGAGCATTGCCTGA
- a CDS encoding type II toxin-antitoxin system RelE/ParE family toxin, whose amino-acid sequence MLEIANSAEIQIKTTAKFDRKLKKLAKRYQSIKQDLQTLLFQLQNGDRPGDKVAGANYDIFKVRIQNSDNQKGKSGGYRIIYYVQVATTIILVTVYAKSDQENISADAIDEIIAEFEQQERAT is encoded by the coding sequence ATGCTTGAAATAGCTAACTCTGCCGAAATTCAAATTAAAACCACAGCCAAGTTCGATCGCAAACTCAAGAAATTAGCCAAGCGATATCAAAGCATTAAGCAAGATTTACAGACGCTACTTTTCCAACTTCAAAACGGAGATCGACCTGGTGATAAAGTTGCCGGAGCGAATTACGACATCTTCAAAGTCAGAATTCAGAACAGCGATAACCAGAAAGGTAAAAGTGGTGGCTATCGAATTATTTACTATGTGCAAGTCGCGACGACAATCATCCTGGTTACGGTGTATGCAAAATCCGACCAAGAGAATATTTCAGCGGATGCGATCGACGAAATCATTGCTGAATTTGAGCAGCAAGAACGCGCAACTTAA